From Neorhodopirellula lusitana, a single genomic window includes:
- the hemP gene encoding hemin uptake protein HemP — MPASQPTDDSGKPVEQSAGTPQPDADLAAGVPTSSVPMTSEPADSALQSVNVGPNASQSFKMVRFETLARCGDEIWIENEGQIYRLRRTRQGKLILTK; from the coding sequence GCCAGCCAGCCTACCGATGACAGCGGAAAACCCGTTGAGCAATCCGCTGGCACGCCCCAGCCCGACGCTGACCTTGCCGCTGGCGTCCCAACGTCCAGCGTCCCAATGACCAGCGAACCGGCGGACTCCGCTCTGCAATCCGTGAACGTCGGCCCCAACGCATCTCAATCGTTCAAAATGGTTCGGTTCGAAACCTTGGCTCGCTGCGGCGACGAGATCTGGATCGAAAACGAAGGCCAAATCTACCGACTCCGGCGTACTCGCCAGGGAAAGCTCATTCTGACCAAATGA
- a CDS encoding RsmE family RNA methyltransferase, with protein sequence MTRRYYVPNLLNHPGIVELPDEEAAHAARVMRVSVGDAIELFDGRGNQAQAEIANVSKRSCTCRVDAIAPVDREPSIELTLATAIPKPDRAKEMIERLTELGVHQIQPLNFDRTQRGPSDNLIGKLERIVIEACKQSGRNQLMRIAPVMSFTNWLDEFKQRPSRPVAFVAMPGGQASLDGHGIMRQPDSKGASDSPPQTESPDQANSSAQLASPVQSADHAKPECYAVVGPEGGLNDQELQNCLDASISAVDLGKRILRIETAASLIASRILIN encoded by the coding sequence ATGACGCGACGATACTATGTCCCCAATCTGTTGAACCATCCTGGCATTGTCGAGCTTCCCGACGAGGAAGCCGCCCACGCCGCCCGGGTCATGCGGGTCAGCGTCGGCGACGCAATCGAATTGTTCGACGGTCGCGGCAACCAAGCACAAGCTGAAATCGCCAACGTCTCCAAACGATCTTGCACTTGTCGTGTGGACGCAATCGCCCCAGTCGACCGCGAACCTTCCATTGAACTGACGCTAGCCACCGCAATCCCCAAGCCGGATCGCGCCAAGGAGATGATTGAGCGGCTGACGGAATTGGGCGTTCACCAAATCCAACCGCTCAACTTCGACCGAACCCAACGCGGCCCCAGCGACAACCTGATTGGCAAGCTGGAGCGAATCGTGATCGAAGCGTGCAAACAATCCGGTCGAAACCAGCTGATGCGAATCGCACCGGTCATGTCGTTCACGAACTGGCTGGACGAATTCAAGCAGCGTCCATCGCGACCGGTCGCGTTTGTTGCCATGCCGGGCGGCCAAGCGTCCCTGGATGGACATGGGATCATGCGGCAACCGGATTCCAAGGGCGCTTCCGATTCGCCGCCGCAGACCGAATCACCCGACCAGGCTAACTCATCTGCACAACTCGCTTCTCCGGTGCAGTCCGCCGATCACGCAAAACCGGAATGCTATGCAGTGGTTGGCCCCGAGGGCGGTCTGAACGACCAGGAACTGCAGAACTGCCTAGACGCCTCCATCTCGGCGGTTGATCTGGGAAAACGCATTCTCCGGATTGAAACGGCGGCTTCTCTGATCGCATCGCGAATATTGATCAACTGA
- a CDS encoding AAA family ATPase, which translates to MTDTHSFETSALGGLLTDDTFWPAEPASLSELGLSISFVEALLLKTVHQAGTISGRNVSTKLGLPFRIVEPIVDALRTRKFVAHVRPAAFNDYYYSLTEHGQKRVQQHLAQCSYVGPAPVPLADYTLSVEAQAAGVDPIDRDQLRASLSHISYQDELLDQLGPAINSNTGLFLFGPPGNGKTTIARSLTRCLGQEIWIPHAILDDGNLIKLKDDAFHKEAPVPEGDGQLLNSQEWDKRWVRIQRPSVVVGGELVMDNLEVRHDPRSNMCEAPLQMKSNCGCLLIDDFGRQRIAPEELLNRWIVPLESRCDYLTLPTGKKIQIPFEQLIMFSTNLNPDDLVDEAFLRRVPYKIFVDDPTANEFRSLMKSVASQMGFPETPEAADHLLSYYQSKNRPPRRCHPRDLLTQVASFCRYRKIPLTLRPEYLDQACRNYFSAL; encoded by the coding sequence ATGACTGATACCCACAGTTTCGAAACATCCGCTCTTGGCGGGTTGCTGACTGACGATACGTTTTGGCCTGCTGAACCCGCATCGCTGAGCGAACTTGGTCTTTCAATCAGCTTCGTCGAAGCCCTGTTGCTAAAAACCGTCCACCAGGCCGGAACCATCAGCGGACGCAACGTCTCGACCAAACTGGGGCTGCCGTTCCGAATCGTCGAGCCCATCGTTGACGCGTTACGCACGCGTAAATTCGTGGCTCACGTTCGTCCTGCGGCGTTCAATGACTACTACTACTCGCTCACCGAACACGGCCAAAAACGTGTTCAACAGCACCTGGCCCAGTGCAGTTACGTCGGTCCCGCCCCCGTGCCATTGGCTGACTACACACTAAGCGTCGAGGCACAAGCTGCGGGCGTTGACCCGATTGATCGCGATCAACTGCGTGCATCACTGTCGCACATTTCATATCAAGACGAACTGCTCGACCAGCTTGGCCCGGCCATCAATAGCAACACCGGTCTGTTCCTGTTCGGACCTCCCGGTAACGGCAAAACCACCATCGCCCGCAGTTTGACCCGCTGCCTAGGCCAAGAGATATGGATCCCCCACGCGATCTTGGACGACGGCAACCTCATCAAACTGAAAGACGACGCCTTCCACAAAGAAGCGCCGGTTCCCGAAGGCGACGGTCAATTGCTCAATTCCCAAGAATGGGACAAACGATGGGTGCGGATCCAACGCCCCAGTGTCGTGGTCGGTGGCGAATTGGTGATGGATAACCTAGAAGTCCGCCATGATCCACGCTCGAACATGTGCGAAGCACCGCTGCAAATGAAGAGCAACTGCGGATGCCTTTTGATCGATGACTTTGGTCGCCAACGAATCGCGCCGGAAGAATTGCTTAACCGCTGGATCGTGCCGCTAGAAAGCCGTTGCGATTACCTGACACTGCCAACGGGCAAGAAGATCCAAATTCCGTTCGAGCAACTGATCATGTTCTCGACCAACTTGAATCCGGACGACTTGGTTGACGAAGCGTTCTTGCGACGTGTTCCTTACAAAATCTTCGTTGACGATCCAACCGCGAACGAATTCCGCTCGTTGATGAAATCGGTGGCCAGCCAAATGGGCTTCCCCGAAACACCGGAAGCCGCCGATCACTTGCTTAGCTATTACCAAAGCAAAAATCGACCGCCTCGCCGTTGCCATCCGCGAGACCTATTGACCCAGGTCGCTAGCTTTTGTCGCTACCGAAAGATCCCGCTGACCTTGCGTCCGGAATACCTCGACCAAGCATGCCGAAACTACTTCAGCGCACTGTAG
- a CDS encoding protein kinase domain-containing protein, giving the protein MTVKASRTIAPGYEPIAGYTLEQKIGEGGFGEVWRCNAPGGLKKAVKFVFGATHANRGSRELKSLERIKGVHHPFLLTLERFGVVDDQLVIVTELADGSLEDVLKRHIDRGSCGIPRAALLSYLHDAADALDYLHSSYQLQHLDVKPGNLLMVGGHVKVGDFGLLKDLRENDHSIVGGLTPIYAPPEVFDGQPNINSDQYSLAVMYQELLTGTRPFSGRTIAQLATQHLHAAPNLDSLPPADRVAVARALEKDPKRRFDTCKDFVEALRAPRQRDEAVIQRVATPTAAASGKVEDLPSIATDCRIIQSRVTGHALVVAVGGVGGECLHELRGRVATLHSACPLDLHSVLIDTDMRNIHAARLTEASDRIPPATILHTPLRSAQEYRDADTQHLKTVSRRWIYNVPRSGSTEGMRPLGRLAMVDHSKKIDHGLREAIDHLAAVCGERVPSIYVVGSLSGGTASGMLLDITPRLRTLLDEAGLEHAPILPLFASVCMQGNPHQGVTLHDTHSAISELRHYLSPGNSYPGDEGIGWPSVPAVRNPLRNAYVILEGDYSAPNTSSASETIVDYLWADATGAGELLAKARQCETQQAGSISKPLIRSVGVARLKCLRALEENLLAPAAARHLLLRWLGRPAESREIAGPLSERLRRRCDLDIQSTIEMVLKQFGDTEEDRANRISLLLSPLNEESLMSLDAIEGQILTSLDDNDISSLLNRRTAEQLLSLRRELTVRLQDGRIDITSAVQAVQRLSQHVASMMADHESNATDDTDATPSASTSDTLVGRLQAAEELAMTRVNAIAEQIACQTFTKIKKQLDELHTQLTETAIGIARAIRSVPGDNRDTENPWQEMPQEIQLRFTAVLDHLHSQTAVKWLVAPLRHPEAEWDVTSMSTDLVARCLPIVEDIIDQHRELEQASTLTTTTDTSNSTSDEERNPATVVTPTAIYRTATEPSGKTNPIAPQTGGQTGVLMTQTIATSGVANQRWTEQTTIESALEVATPGLLKCGGRQRLLLLVGNESERERLEPKVTSAHGGSLTTVVIAGITPILIHEGQQIPVDDVLGRFAVLAGGDTQVSKRLHARTDVAWNEARI; this is encoded by the coding sequence ATGACCGTTAAAGCCTCTCGAACCATTGCGCCCGGCTACGAGCCGATCGCCGGCTACACGCTTGAGCAAAAAATTGGCGAAGGCGGTTTCGGTGAAGTCTGGCGATGCAACGCTCCTGGCGGACTCAAGAAGGCGGTCAAATTCGTTTTCGGCGCCACCCATGCGAATCGTGGATCACGAGAACTGAAGTCACTCGAACGAATCAAAGGCGTCCATCACCCGTTTCTATTGACGTTGGAACGATTCGGTGTTGTCGATGACCAACTTGTCATTGTCACGGAACTGGCTGACGGTTCGCTCGAAGACGTTCTGAAACGTCACATCGATCGCGGATCTTGCGGCATTCCCCGCGCTGCCTTGCTGTCGTACCTGCATGATGCTGCTGACGCGTTGGACTACCTCCACTCCAGCTATCAACTGCAACACCTGGACGTCAAACCAGGCAACCTGTTGATGGTCGGCGGCCACGTCAAAGTCGGTGACTTCGGCTTGCTGAAGGACCTTCGCGAAAACGACCATTCGATCGTCGGCGGGCTCACCCCCATCTACGCTCCGCCGGAAGTCTTCGATGGCCAGCCCAACATCAACAGCGATCAGTATTCGCTGGCCGTGATGTACCAAGAGTTGTTGACCGGCACGCGTCCGTTTTCGGGCCGCACGATCGCTCAACTGGCCACCCAACACCTTCACGCCGCCCCTAATCTCGACTCATTGCCACCGGCTGACCGGGTCGCGGTGGCCCGAGCGTTGGAAAAGGATCCTAAACGTCGCTTCGATACCTGCAAGGATTTCGTCGAAGCGTTGCGTGCACCACGTCAACGTGACGAGGCCGTGATCCAGCGGGTTGCCACACCCACCGCGGCAGCCAGCGGAAAAGTCGAGGATCTTCCCAGCATCGCGACTGATTGCCGGATCATCCAAAGCCGCGTCACCGGACACGCCTTGGTGGTCGCCGTTGGCGGAGTCGGCGGTGAATGCTTGCACGAACTTCGTGGCCGCGTCGCGACCCTCCATTCCGCTTGCCCGCTGGACCTGCACTCCGTATTGATCGACACGGACATGCGCAACATCCACGCCGCTCGATTGACCGAGGCATCTGACCGGATCCCTCCGGCCACGATCTTGCACACACCACTGCGAAGCGCCCAAGAATACCGCGACGCCGACACACAACACCTCAAAACCGTTTCGCGGCGTTGGATCTACAACGTTCCCCGCAGCGGATCCACCGAGGGCATGCGTCCCTTGGGTCGCCTCGCCATGGTGGATCACTCCAAGAAGATTGACCACGGCCTGCGAGAAGCAATCGATCACCTCGCGGCGGTTTGCGGTGAACGTGTCCCGTCGATTTATGTGGTCGGATCGCTATCGGGCGGAACGGCCAGCGGCATGTTGCTGGACATCACACCCCGCTTGCGGACACTACTGGACGAAGCCGGCCTCGAACACGCTCCGATCTTGCCCCTGTTTGCCTCCGTTTGCATGCAAGGCAATCCGCATCAAGGCGTCACGCTGCACGACACCCACTCCGCAATCTCCGAACTTCGCCACTACCTCTCCCCAGGCAACAGTTACCCTGGCGACGAAGGCATCGGTTGGCCCAGCGTCCCCGCGGTTCGCAACCCGCTTCGCAACGCCTACGTCATCCTGGAAGGCGATTACTCCGCACCCAATACATCCTCCGCATCCGAAACGATCGTCGACTACTTGTGGGCCGACGCAACGGGCGCGGGTGAACTGCTGGCCAAAGCCCGGCAATGCGAAACCCAACAAGCCGGCTCCATTTCCAAACCGCTAATCCGCAGCGTCGGGGTCGCTCGGCTGAAGTGTCTGCGTGCCCTGGAAGAGAATCTGTTGGCCCCCGCCGCCGCTCGGCACCTGTTGCTGCGTTGGCTCGGTCGGCCCGCTGAATCTCGCGAGATCGCTGGACCGCTGTCCGAGCGACTTCGACGCCGATGCGACCTGGATATTCAGTCCACCATTGAAATGGTCCTCAAGCAATTCGGCGATACCGAAGAGGATCGCGCCAACCGCATCTCACTACTCCTTTCGCCACTCAACGAAGAGTCGCTGATGAGCTTGGATGCCATCGAGGGTCAAATCTTGACCAGCCTCGATGACAACGACATCAGCTCGCTACTGAACCGCCGCACCGCCGAACAACTCCTGTCCCTTCGACGCGAACTAACCGTGCGTTTGCAAGACGGACGGATTGATATCACGTCAGCCGTGCAAGCCGTGCAACGTTTGTCCCAACACGTTGCGAGCATGATGGCGGACCATGAATCCAATGCAACGGACGACACTGACGCAACGCCGAGTGCATCGACCAGCGACACCTTGGTGGGACGTTTGCAAGCCGCCGAGGAACTCGCGATGACCCGCGTCAACGCCATCGCTGAACAAATTGCTTGCCAAACATTCACGAAGATTAAAAAACAGCTCGACGAGCTGCACACACAACTGACCGAAACCGCAATCGGGATCGCCCGGGCCATCCGCAGCGTTCCCGGCGACAACCGAGACACCGAAAACCCGTGGCAAGAAATGCCACAAGAAATCCAGCTTCGGTTCACGGCCGTCCTCGATCACCTGCACTCTCAAACCGCCGTGAAGTGGCTCGTCGCACCGCTGCGACACCCTGAAGCCGAATGGGACGTCACCAGCATGTCGACGGACCTCGTCGCTAGATGCCTGCCCATTGTCGAAGACATCATCGACCAGCATCGCGAACTGGAACAGGCTTCGACCCTAACGACGACCACCGATACGTCCAACTCAACATCCGATGAAGAGCGGAATCCCGCCACAGTCGTTACCCCAACAGCAATTTACCGTACCGCTACGGAACCCAGTGGCAAAACCAACCCGATTGCCCCACAAACCGGTGGCCAAACCGGCGTTTTAATGACCCAAACGATCGCCACTTCCGGAGTCGCCAACCAGCGATGGACGGAACAAACGACGATCGAATCCGCATTGGAAGTCGCTACACCAGGACTCCTGAAGTGCGGCGGACGCCAACGTCTGCTGTTGTTGGTTGGCAACGAAAGCGAGCGTGAGCGATTGGAACCCAAAGTCACCAGTGCTCACGGCGGATCATTGACCACGGTGGTCATCGCCGGCATCACTCCGATCCTGATACACGAAGGCCAACAGATCCCGGTCGACGACGTCTTAGGGCGCTTTGCCGTTCTTGCGGGAGGCGACACTCAGGTCAGCAAACGGCTGCACGCGAGAACCGATGTGGCGTGGAACGAAGCGAGGATTTAG
- a CDS encoding BBP7 family outer membrane beta-barrel protein has product MKTHLQLNSLSAFALAPLVLWSACCSLVLSPGGVQAAPPTAADNIDYAASGFQFPPGVNPSAWATAAGATATGGINYAGRPTVSGPMMAPPMAQQMGPPAMGSPASMMAMGMPGMGPNGPVMGRPGMEGPMMGPAQMQMPGMSGASKIPASFPSGPIPGMGQVVPTGLQAPMGPAAYQAAMQAPYGQTPYGVAPVGYNQPGCDAMYSYPSAGYAGYGNACGCGDASCEEGGCGFQGLLPALTGRSNCNQCRGAGCQSCASRTLQNDCIGHGGVFGDMVNGKCMDNDLGLLLGSIGGGLAGLADCLKPYGEAGKCAQRWYDLSGEYMMLSQNFSQGDQIYTYQGIDGAGGVPVLSLSDAEENGLTSGMRLSASVIAGVGGNVEATYMGGHEWNNTATALGIEDGVTGDGDLYSYISEFGVTPADGYDDTDRSLIQSLKVSSKFHSGEINYRRRVVGPSCKFQGSWLVGLRYLRYDNNLGYDAIGSYNNRVGTTIGSTAGGELRFFESDVRTKNDLFGAQLGYDLWWNVTPGVHFGVGMKGAWVQNDWQRNVSLTANSAGPGAVPGTASSSDGDREGTVMGELEAALVYRFSHEWSFRSAYHLIAIDDIIGTTLSRDDLISGVDGDVGTVFNPTSPDQSAAVLQGFTVGLEYMW; this is encoded by the coding sequence ATGAAGACTCACTTACAACTCAATTCGCTCTCGGCGTTTGCCTTGGCACCACTAGTTCTTTGGAGTGCGTGCTGTTCGCTCGTATTGTCGCCCGGGGGTGTGCAAGCTGCACCACCCACCGCCGCGGACAATATTGACTATGCGGCCAGCGGCTTTCAATTTCCACCGGGGGTGAACCCCAGTGCTTGGGCGACCGCGGCGGGAGCCACAGCGACCGGCGGTATTAATTACGCCGGCCGACCAACGGTCAGTGGCCCGATGATGGCCCCGCCGATGGCACAGCAAATGGGACCACCCGCGATGGGAAGTCCCGCCAGTATGATGGCCATGGGCATGCCCGGTATGGGACCCAACGGTCCTGTCATGGGACGCCCCGGGATGGAAGGCCCGATGATGGGGCCTGCTCAAATGCAGATGCCCGGCATGTCGGGTGCCTCCAAAATTCCGGCTTCGTTCCCTTCGGGACCCATTCCCGGAATGGGGCAAGTCGTGCCAACCGGACTGCAGGCTCCGATGGGGCCGGCCGCTTATCAAGCTGCAATGCAGGCCCCTTATGGGCAGACTCCCTATGGAGTCGCGCCGGTCGGCTACAACCAACCCGGTTGTGACGCAATGTACTCTTATCCGTCGGCGGGTTACGCCGGGTACGGAAACGCTTGCGGATGCGGCGACGCTTCTTGTGAAGAAGGCGGTTGCGGATTCCAAGGCTTGCTTCCAGCACTGACTGGACGCTCGAATTGTAATCAATGCCGTGGTGCTGGTTGCCAATCGTGTGCCTCTCGCACATTACAAAATGACTGCATCGGCCACGGCGGTGTCTTTGGTGACATGGTCAACGGCAAGTGCATGGACAATGACTTGGGACTGTTGCTCGGATCAATCGGCGGTGGTCTTGCGGGACTGGCTGACTGCTTGAAGCCTTACGGCGAAGCGGGCAAGTGTGCTCAACGCTGGTATGACCTCTCGGGCGAATACATGATGCTGAGCCAAAACTTCAGCCAAGGCGATCAGATCTATACCTACCAAGGGATTGATGGTGCCGGTGGCGTTCCAGTCTTGTCGCTCAGCGATGCTGAGGAAAACGGTTTGACCTCCGGTATGCGTCTGTCGGCCTCGGTAATCGCCGGTGTCGGTGGCAACGTGGAAGCGACCTACATGGGCGGCCACGAATGGAATAACACTGCGACGGCTTTGGGCATCGAAGACGGGGTTACCGGCGACGGCGACCTGTACTCTTACATCTCTGAGTTCGGCGTCACACCAGCGGACGGCTACGACGACACCGACCGTTCATTGATTCAATCGTTAAAGGTTTCGTCGAAGTTCCACAGCGGTGAAATTAACTATCGCCGCCGAGTGGTTGGCCCGTCTTGCAAGTTCCAGGGTTCATGGTTGGTCGGTTTGCGATACCTTCGCTATGACAACAACCTCGGCTACGATGCAATCGGCTCTTACAACAACCGCGTCGGTACCACGATTGGTTCGACAGCGGGTGGTGAATTGCGATTCTTCGAATCGGATGTTCGCACCAAGAACGACCTGTTCGGTGCCCAACTCGGTTACGACTTGTGGTGGAACGTCACTCCAGGCGTTCACTTCGGCGTCGGCATGAAAGGGGCTTGGGTCCAGAACGATTGGCAGCGTAATGTCAGCTTGACCGCGAACTCCGCCGGCCCAGGTGCTGTCCCCGGAACCGCTTCGTCCAGCGACGGCGACCGCGAAGGGACTGTGATGGGTGAATTGGAAGCCGCATTGGTCTACCGCTTCTCGCATGAATGGTCGTTCCGCTCGGCTTATCACCTGATCGCGATCGATGACATCATCGGCACCACGCTATCACGTGATGATCTGATCAGCGGCGTCGACGGTGACGTAGGAACCGTGTTCAACCCGACTTCGCCTGATCAAAGTGCAGCAGTGCTGCAAGGTTTCACGGTCGGTCTTGAGTACATGTGGTAG
- a CDS encoding carboxy terminal-processing peptidase — protein MSHRLARVPSHRLAHPFPVAGARDFTTGSRIAQTAKAAVLTALVATFSSGALVDTTTATAQDQATREVVPAGRPAVRPAAVPMPKPAPQDGVVSRLIAKLMPTEHVSGNELSDENSRRALDLYVEAFDPLKLYFLQSDVDQFHRYSTVLDDHVRAGNLDLAYYIFEQFTRRVDQRVETIRQLLAGDFDFTLDEDVIVDRDAAHYAKNSDEARDRWRRQLKLSLLDLKDADDPVVGQEARDQLMRRYDRYASRWKSTSSDDILEMFLTSVTNSYDPHSTYMSPATLEDFAISMSLNLDGIGASLGEKDGVTQVKQIIPGGAADNHGKLKPDDTIVSVGQGDSGEMVDIVEMPLKDVVKLIRGKAGTIVRLGVKPGGSGNLEVLKIVRARVQLEDSAARGKVIEHTLPNGGTMKLGYINLPSFYMDMESARRNEADFRSSTRDVARILEDFKTQNVGGVVLDLSRNGGGSLTEAISLTGLFIDQGPVVQVKDANGSVQKYDDDQLGTVWDGPLVVLTSKLSASASEILAGAIKDYRRGIVVGDPQTHGKGTVQTLMDIGKSLFRFKQANYGALKVTLQQFYLPDGESTQLEGVAADVVLPSLTAKMPVAEGDLKYALEHDRVNPARHNLYRMVPMDLVNNLRVNSSTRIAENDDFRDLMRRIELYVQQKDQATISINEDKFMKRRAELDAQKEDEKEELEQQFANKEIFIDTYYNQEVLNITHQYVDGLRAQNLARAN, from the coding sequence ATGTCGCATCGACTCGCCCGAGTGCCTTCGCACCGGTTGGCTCACCCCTTTCCCGTCGCAGGTGCGAGGGATTTCACGACTGGTTCGCGAATCGCTCAGACGGCGAAAGCGGCGGTTCTGACCGCTCTTGTCGCTACTTTTTCCAGCGGAGCCCTGGTCGACACGACCACCGCCACCGCCCAGGACCAGGCGACTCGTGAAGTTGTCCCGGCTGGCCGCCCAGCGGTCCGCCCCGCCGCGGTCCCAATGCCCAAGCCGGCGCCCCAAGACGGAGTCGTTTCGCGGCTGATCGCCAAGCTGATGCCCACCGAGCATGTCTCGGGGAACGAATTGAGCGACGAGAACAGCCGCCGTGCACTCGATCTGTACGTCGAAGCGTTCGACCCACTGAAGCTGTACTTCTTGCAGTCCGACGTCGACCAGTTCCATCGCTATTCCACCGTGCTCGACGATCACGTGCGTGCCGGCAACCTGGACCTGGCCTACTACATCTTTGAACAGTTCACTCGCCGTGTCGATCAACGCGTCGAAACCATTCGCCAGCTGCTCGCCGGTGATTTCGACTTCACGCTGGATGAAGACGTGATCGTGGACCGCGACGCAGCTCACTACGCAAAGAACAGTGACGAAGCCCGTGACCGCTGGCGTCGTCAACTCAAGCTGTCATTGCTTGACCTGAAAGACGCGGATGATCCCGTCGTTGGCCAAGAAGCACGCGACCAACTGATGCGTCGTTACGACCGCTATGCCAGCCGCTGGAAATCCACCAGCAGCGACGACATCCTGGAAATGTTCCTGACTTCGGTCACCAACAGCTACGACCCACACTCCACCTACATGTCACCAGCCACGCTGGAAGACTTCGCCATCTCGATGAGCCTGAACCTGGACGGGATCGGTGCTTCGTTGGGCGAAAAGGACGGCGTTACTCAGGTTAAGCAAATCATTCCCGGTGGAGCCGCTGACAACCACGGTAAGCTGAAGCCGGACGATACGATCGTTTCGGTCGGCCAAGGCGACTCCGGTGAAATGGTCGACATCGTTGAAATGCCGCTGAAAGACGTCGTGAAGTTGATTCGCGGCAAGGCGGGCACAATCGTTCGCTTGGGCGTGAAGCCCGGTGGATCCGGTAACCTGGAAGTCCTGAAAATTGTTCGTGCTCGCGTGCAACTGGAAGACTCCGCCGCCCGCGGCAAAGTCATCGAACACACCCTGCCTAACGGCGGTACCATGAAGCTTGGCTACATCAATTTGCCTAGCTTCTACATGGACATGGAATCCGCCCGTCGCAACGAAGCGGACTTCCGCAGCAGCACTCGCGACGTGGCTCGCATCTTGGAAGATTTCAAGACGCAAAACGTCGGCGGTGTCGTCCTGGACCTCAGCCGCAATGGCGGTGGCAGCTTGACCGAAGCAATCAGCCTGACTGGCTTGTTCATTGACCAAGGACCCGTGGTTCAGGTCAAAGATGCCAACGGCAGCGTGCAAAAGTACGATGACGATCAACTCGGCACCGTTTGGGACGGCCCCCTGGTCGTTTTGACTAGCAAGCTCAGTGCCAGTGCCAGCGAGATTTTGGCGGGTGCGATTAAGGATTACCGTCGCGGAATCGTGGTCGGTGACCCTCAAACTCACGGTAAGGGAACCGTTCAAACGCTGATGGATATCGGCAAGTCACTGTTCCGTTTCAAGCAAGCCAACTACGGTGCGTTGAAGGTCACTTTGCAACAGTTCTATCTACCGGATGGCGAAAGCACTCAACTCGAAGGCGTTGCTGCCGACGTGGTGCTGCCCAGCCTGACTGCCAAGATGCCCGTTGCCGAAGGCGACTTGAAGTACGCTCTGGAACACGACCGAGTGAACCCGGCCCGTCACAACCTGTACCGCATGGTGCCGATGGATCTGGTCAACAACTTGCGAGTGAACTCGAGCACACGAATCGCTGAAAACGATGACTTCCGCGACTTGATGCGTCGGATCGAACTCTATGTCCAACAAAAGGACCAAGCCACGATCTCGATCAACGAAGACAAGTTCATGAAGCGTCGTGCAGAACTGGATGCCCAAAAGGAAGATGAAAAAGAAGAGTTGGAACAACAGTTCGCCAACAAGGAAATTTTCATTGACACTTATTACAACCAAGAAGTGCTCAACATCACCCACCAGTACGTTGACGGCTTGCGAGCCCAAAACCTAGCACGAGCCAACTAG